The following are from one region of the Fusarium keratoplasticum isolate Fu6.1 chromosome 4, whole genome shotgun sequence genome:
- a CDS encoding Ribosomal-L30 domain-containing protein — protein MSYFRITLHRSAIGLPERTRGVLAALGLRRRMQTVFHPVHPQFAGMILKVKELVRVQEVDRPMSKQELKATRTPDKGFYIEKAVPRISNLVVKLVRFILYLDVEKLKQADKLAKAVIPPKA, from the exons ATGTCCTACTTCCGCATCACCCTCCACCGATCCGCCATCGGCCTCCCCGAGCGGACACGCGGCGTCCTTGCGGCCCTGGGCCTGCGCCGCCGCATGCAGACCGTCTTCCACCCGGTGCACCCCCAGTTCGCCGGTATgatcctcaaggtcaaggagctggtGCGCGTCCAGGAGGTGGACCGCCCGATGAGCAagcaggagctcaaggcgaCGCGGACGCCGGACAAGGGGTTCTATATCGAGAAGGCTGTGCCGCGGAT CTCAAATCTTGTGGTCAAGCTTGTTCGGTTCATCCTGTACCTGGACGTGGAGAAACTGAAGCAAGCAGACAAGCTAGCAAAGGCAGTTATCCCCCCTAAAGCGTAG
- a CDS encoding Chromatin modification-related protein EAF3 codes for MAPARQQPAPPPFSKDEKVLCFHMDMLYEAKIMDVQAGEKPGDGYKYKVHYKGWKNTWDDWVLVDRIRPFDDEHKELAAQLHAQLKHNLQRSAKQPKKGLRSGAESARVSEERSGSATIQGSRGGRRGKDWELEQEDSFHNKPMINIPIPDHIQAMLVDDWENITKNNQLVPLPHSKPVSKILDDYLAHERPHREEGSSSMDILEEVVAGFREYFEKALSRILLYRFERHQFMDLRKMWENAESDSATKTVCDVYGAEHLARLIVSLPELLAQTNMDQQSVSRLREEIGKFNVWLGRNCENYFVSEYETPSQDYIDKARSF; via the exons ATGGCCCCTGCTAGACAACAGCCGGCGCCGCCCCCCTTCAGCAAGGACGAAAAAGTCCTCTGCTTTCACATGGACATGCTTtacgaggccaagatcatggaCGTGCAGGCTGGTGAGAAGCCCGGAGACGGGTACAAGTACAAGGTGCACTACAAAGGGTGGAAGAACACCTGGGACGACTGGGTCCTGGTTGACCGTATCCGACCCTTCGACGACGAGCACAAAGAGCTCGCCGCCCAGCTTCACGCCCAGCTGAAGCACAACCTGCAGAGAAGTGCcaagcagcccaagaagggccTACGGAGCGGTGCGGAATCCGCCAGGGTCAGCGAAGAGCGATCCGGGTCCGCCACTATCcaaggaagccgaggaggcAGACGCGGAAAGGACTGGGAACTCGAGCAG GAGGACTCCTTTCACAACAAGCCCATGATCAATATCCCGATACCCGACCACATTCAGGCTATGCTGGTAGACGACTGGGAGAATATCACCAAGAACAACCAACTCGTCCCCCTTCCTCACTCTAAGCCAGTGAGCAAGATTCTGGACGACTATCTGGCCCATGAGCGACCCcatcgagaagaaggatccTCCAGCATGGATATCCTCGAAGAAGTCGTTGCCGGATTCCGTGAGTACTTTGAGAAGGCCCTTAGCAGGATTCTCCTGTACCG ATTCGAGCGTCACCAGTTCATGGACCTCCGCAAAATGTGGGAGAATGCAGAGTCCGACTCTGCGACGAAGACAGTCTGTGATGTCTACGGCGCCGAGCATCTCGCTCGTTTGATTG TGTCCCTCCCTGAGCTCTTGGCGCAAACCAACATGGATCAACAGTCCGTTTCGCGACTCCGGGAGGAGATTGGCAAGTTCAACGTTTGGCTTGGACGCAACTGCGAGAACTACTTTGTCAGCGAGTACGAGACCCCTTCTCAGGACTACATCGACAAGGCTCGCAGCTTCTAA
- a CDS encoding TFIID-20kDa domain-containing protein codes for MNPQMGQQGQQPQGQQPQGQPPPMYKPAQIRNLPTLSDEEKSKYEQGLQGLWNKAEGSPPNSPENIAARQKIIEFSKKLITKIQQRRAAQHRMQMQLQQQQQQQGQTQQQPQGQNAQQQPRPQGVQQAAAGQATPQSQPQQQAMGAAVAPAANASAPTPNPQAAATAATTTQPIPIPEHIMSHVNKMNFQAPAQLAERSGASATRWVEEIKERYGRALMTMESSKQRVAQIDKIINDRNQAGNPFSEEEMRQLQIRKERQLKSHADAHKWVDSVRKQQTNLQGSIQAQAATPAQQAGQQAAAAAQAQAQAQTQATAQAQAHAQAQAQAQAQAQAQAQAQAQAAQNQARAGQAQANPQNNAQTTAAPVNAAIEAAKHQIAAGRASPVNGTPGAAPAQQQVRPAQGTPQPAQQQLPPQQQPQQQQQQPAPPQPQPQVKQEPHTAPANPSMVAAASQSQTGTPTQNTPRIPTPQNAAAAAAAAAAPVTAGGPTRALSHSAAMSLANQRAASTPGSAQVPGQPASAGTPTPGSAVNQGVMGPNVPQQPQQGHPHAHPPQPQQTPMQSKMPIPKVLPEKAVAVPQGVAVGGGVNTGRPTMSQGSGTLGGVMNQPAMSRVPAYNHEAEGDHVLSKKKLDELVRQVCGGSAEGQDGNLLTPEVEENVLNMADSFVDSVLHAACRNSKERGSKVLEIRDIQLVLERTYNIRVPGYSSDELRTVRKIQPSTGWIAKMSAVQAAKVMPGKGE; via the exons atgaaccCCCAGATGGGCCAGCAAGGCCAACAGCCTCAGGGCCAGCAGCCCCAGGGACAGCCGCCGCCCATGTATAAGCCGGCCCAGATTCGAAACCTTCCCACACTtagcgacgaggagaagtCCAAATACGAGCAGGGCCTCCAAGGTCTATGGAACAAGGCCGAGGGTTCACCTCCAAACAGCCCGGAGAATATCGCCGCGCGACAGAAGATCATCGAGTTCTCTAAGAAATTGATCACCAAGATCCAACAGCGCCGGGCCGCACAGCATCGTATGCAGATgcagttgcagcagcagcagcagcagcaaggtcAAACCCAGCAGCAACCTCAAGGTCAGAATGCGCAACAGCAGCCTCGTCCTCAGGGAGTGCAGCAGGCGGCTGCCGGACAAGCGACACCTCAGTcacaacctcaacaacaagcaaTGGGCGCCGCCGTAGCCCCAGCCGCCAACGCCAGCGCGCCGACACCGAATCCTCAAGCTGCCGCGACCGCCGCAACCACTACTCAGCCGATACCGATCCCCGAGCACATCATGAGCCATGTCAACAAGATGAACTTCCAGGCTCCGGCACAGCTGGCCGAGAGGTCTGGAGCCAGCGCTACTAGGTGGGTTGAGGAGATTAAGGAGCGATACGGTCGCGCCCTTATGACGATGGAGAGCAGCAAGCAGCGGGTGGCGCAGATTGATAAAATCATCAACGACCGAAATCAGGCCGGAAATCCCTTCAGCGAAGAGGAGATGAGGCAACTACAAATTCGGAAAGAGCGCCAGCTCAAGTCACACGCCGACGCCCATAAGTGGGTTGACAGTGTTCGCAAGCAGCAGACCAACCTCCAAGGTTCTATCCAGGCACAGGCAGCCACTCCTGCCCAACAAGCTGGTCaacaagctgctgctgctgcccaggctcaggctcaggctcagacACAGGCTACcgcacaagcacaagcgCACGCACAAGCTCAGGCACAAGCacaggctcaggctcaggctcaggcgCAGGCTCAGGCGCAAGCAGCACAAAACCAAGCGCGGGCAGGTCAGGCCCAAGCCAATCCGCAGAACAACGCGCAGACCACGGCTGCGCCTGTGAACGCGGCTattgaggctgccaagcATCAAATAGCGGCTGGTCGCGCTTCTCCTGTCAATGGAACGCCAGGTGCTGCGCCAGCACAACAACAGGTGCGCCCAGCACAAGGAACTCCTCAGCCAGCCCAACAACAGCTGCCGCCTCAGCAACAAccgcaacagcagcaacaacagccagcaccacctcagcctcaacctcaggtCAAGCAAGAACCCCATACCGCCCCTGCAAATCCCTCGATGGTCGCCGCAGCGAGTCAAAGCCAAACTGGGACTCCTACCCAGAACACCCCCCGAATCCCTACGCCTCAGaatgcggcggcggcagcggcagcggccgCCGCTCCTGTTACGGCTGGAGGACCGACCCGGGCGCTCAGTCATTCGGCTGCCATGAGTCTCGCAAACCAGCGAGCTGCCAGCACTCCCGGCAGTGCCCAAGTGCCTGGTCAGCCTGCCAGTGCTGGGACACCGACACCCGGAAGTGCAGTGAATCAGGGTGTGATGGGGCCTAACGTACCGCAACAGCCACAACAAGGTCACCCTCACGCCCATCCACCACAACCTCAGCAAACACCGATGCAGTCTAAAATGCCTATCCCCAAGGTGCTCCCTGAGAAGGCCGTGGCCGTGCCTCAGGGAGTCGCAGTCGGAGGAGGTGTCAACACCGGGCGGCCTACAATGTCACAGGGAAGTGGCACGCTCGGCGGAGTTATGAATCAACCGGCCATGTCTAGAGTCCCAGCCTACAACCACGAGGCCGAGGGTGACCATGTTTTGAGCAAGAAGAAATTGGATGAGCTTGTTCGACAAGTTTGCGGAGGCTCTGCCGAGGGTCAGGATGGAAACCTGCTCACCCCCGAGGTAGAAGAG AACGTTTTGAACATGGCAGACTCATTTGTGGACAGTGTCCTCCATGCGGCGTGCCGAAACTCGAAGGAGCGTGGGTCTAAGGTACTCGAGATTCGAGATATCCAGCTCGTGCTGGAGCGCACATACAACATCCGTGTGCCTGGGTACTCGTCCGATGAGCTGCGTACCGTCCGGAAGATTCAGCCATCAACAGGTTGGATTGCGAAGATGAGTGCCGTCCAGGCGGCCAAGGTCATGCCGGGCAAGGGTGAATGA
- a CDS encoding PCI domain-containing protein, with the protein MPGKTPNNGKKPLENGVQKKDSSKAKGKKAVKDGDEEMTVVVPPSKSSKKSAQAPADAEGDVAMDEEEEETKVDPVVQTVADIKSNFALLDRAVALFDARFSLRALRSISIIRKRLTPDIIAQVISETFPATSSSVDSAKQLLAAIERENVPLGRQAGSEMDIDEPKTTPKNGSKKEKENKDIIPEIDVFLGILVQVYLFDSKQFQRGADFSKYLSERIQSLNRRTLDSLSAKVYFYYSIFCEHIAPLPPSPHSPVVAIRPTLLAALRTAVLRKDVDTQASVIVLLLRNYLSTSHINQADLLVSHTQFPENAVNNQVARFLYYLGRIRAIQLRYTEAHEHLTAATRKAPSSNCALGFSQTATKLLYVVELLMGDIPDRAMFRQPTMEIALHPYFLLVKSVRVGNLEDFETTIADHADTFRRDGTYSLILRLRQNVIKTGIRMMSLSYSRISLRDICIRLQLGSEESAEYIVAKAIRDGVIEATLDRERGFMKSKEVGDVYATREPGEAFHDRIRACLSLHDESVKAMRFPMNQHRLELKNAQEAREREREMAKEIQEGDLDEDDLGGDFDGI; encoded by the exons ATGCCTGGCAAGACGCCAAACAACGGCAAAAAGCCCCTCGAGAACGGCGTCCAGAAGAAGGACAGCtcaaaggccaagggcaagaaggccgtcaaggacgGTGACGAGGAGATGACGGTGGTCGTGCCTCCCTCCAAGTCGTCGAAAAAGTCGGCACAGGCCCCGGCTGATGCTGAAGGCGACGTAgcgatggacgaggaggaggaggagaccaaggTTGACCCTGTGGTGCAGACAGTCGCAG ATATCAAGAGCAACTTTGCCCTGTTAGACCGCGCCGTTGCTCTCTTTGACGCCAGATTCTCCCTCCGCGCCCTGcgatccatctccatcatccgcAAGCGCTTGACTCCCGACATTATTGCCCAGGTCATTTCCGAGACCTTCCCCGCGACCTCTAGCTCTGTAGATAGCGCCAAGCAACTCCTGGCCGCTATCGAGCGTGAGAATGTCCCCCTGGGACGCCAGGCCGGATCAGAGATGGATATCGACGAGCCCAAGACCACACCCAAGAACGgctccaagaaggagaaggagaacaaggATATTATTCCTGAGATCGacgtcttcctcggcatcctcgtccaggTCTACCTCTTCGACTCGAAGCAGTTCCAGCGCGGAGCCGACTTCTCCAAGTACCTGTCGGAACGGATCCAGTCCCTCAACCGCCGCACTCTCGACTCGCTGTCGGCCAAGGTCTACTTCTACTACTCCATCTTTTGCGAGCACATTGCTCCTCTGCCCCCATCTCCCCATTCTCCCGTCGTCGCCATTCGGCCGactctcctcgccgccctccgAACTGCCGTGCTACGAAAGGATGTCGACACACAAGCATCAGTGATTGTCCTGCTGCTGCGAAACTACCTCTCGACCTCGCATATCAACCAGGCTGATCTCCTGGTCTCGCACACTCAGTTCCCCGAGAACGCTGTCAACAACCAGGTAGCACGATTCCTCTACTACCTTGGCCGTATCCGAGCCATCCAGCTGCGCTACACTGAAGCGCACGAGCATCTCACGGCGGCGACCCGAAAGGCTCCCTCCAGCAACTGTGCCCTGGGTTTCTCCCAGACAGCAACCAAGCTCTTGTATGTGGTGGAGCTTCTGATGGGAGATATCCCTGACAGGGCCATGTTCCGACAGCCTACCATGGAGATTGCCCTCCACCCCTACTTCCTGCTGGTCAAGTCGGTGAGAGTTGGCAACCTTGAAGACTTTGAGACAACAATTGCGGACCACGCCGACACTTTCCGACGGGATGGTACTTACAGCCTCATCCTGCGCCTCCGACAGAACGTCATCAAGACAGGCATTCGCATGATGTCTCTGTCATACTCTCGCATCTCCCTTCGGGATATCTGCATCCGCCTGCAGCTTGGCAGCGAGGAGTCGGCCGAGTACATTGTGGCCAAGGCGATCCGCGACGGTGTGATTGAGGCTACTCTGGACCGAGAGAGGGGCTTCATGAAGAGCAAGGAGGTGGGCGATGTGTATGCCACCCGTGAGCCGGGTGAGGCGTTCCACGACCGAATCCGAGCGTGTCTGTCTCTGCATGATGAGAGTGTCAAG GCTATGCGATTCCCCATGAACCAGCACCGGCTGGAGCTGAAGAACGCCCAGGAGGCTCGGGAACGCGAGCgcgagatggccaaggagatACAGGAGGGTGAtttggatgaggatgatctCGGTGGCGACTTTGATGGCATCTAA
- a CDS encoding Histone acetyltransferase yields MPQKRKRQDEDPAPPQPQSQPQPQSQPPPAGARRATRQTPVQPPRVPPAATATTSAQPPAKHPETAVPPPVIPSSTTLRWAPLEQPGPAVRHNPQAMTSVQTPRAGRPPSDLVAPEITYHVPQTHISPSHRTSALVRPHGPTAQPPRILERPPPPTVTPVFPPKPPASSPSRPPLRTDRNIDKVVLGNIVFRTWYPSYYGKEVLGDSSGTAGKGGSKDTGAKDQTSGGKSSSRRDRDHPPVLDRLHVCPSCFKYSKEVIPWRGHVQVCERRAHVPGRKIYVHPQGRRKVLVPQEARSTGPKRRRGEGNIRYVEEIVQDEGEWSIWEVDGETDGLFCQNLSLFAKLFLDNKSVFFDVTGFNYFLLVYTPPAKPSSTGNALSIGPATTSTEDEPPTPRITGFFSKEKMSWDNNNLACILIFPPWQRKGLGALLMGASYEISRREGILGGPEKPISDLGKKGYKRYWAGEIARWLLSIDVDANGPGNEVLVDLNDCSQATWIHPDDCLQVLRDMGVAEEVGLGPGKPEPKAVDDADAEEKEDEAPGPAASTTAPPAEEDTADKEPVKMVPRVRVDKQAVRRYVAEHRISLERMCDAAGFVEGYAIKAPEAKDEDEDEE; encoded by the exons ATGCCTCAGAAGCGCAAGCGACAAGACGAAGACCCCgctcctccccagcctcagtcccaaccccaacctcaatctcaacctcctcccgCCGGTGCGCGTCGGGCGACGCGTCAAACTCCGGTCCAACCCCCACGAGTTCCACCAGCAGCGACCGCAACAACTTCAGCGCAACCACCAGCAAAACACCCCGAGACCGCCGTTCCGCCGCCTGTAATACCGTCTTCTACAACTCTGCGATGGGCTCCGCTTGAACAGCCAGGCCCGGCCGTAAGGCATAACCCGCAAGCCATGACGAGCGTCCAGACGCCGAGAGCTGGCCGGCCGCCGTCGGACTTGGTTGCGCCTGAGATCACATATCATGTACCTCAGACGCATATCAGCCCGTCGCACCGCACTTCAGCGCTCGTGCGTCCTCACGGCCCAACAGCACAGCCGCCGCGCATCCTCGAGCGACCGCCGCCTCCGACGGTGACTCCTGTCTTTCCCCCAAAGCCTCCAGCGTCGTCCCCTTCACGCCCCCCGCTGCGAACCGACCGCAATATTGATAAGGTGGTGTTGGGTAATATCGTTTTCCGCACATGGTACCCTAGCTACTACGGAAAGGAGGTGCTTGGGGACTCTTCTGGGACGGCAGGAAAGGGAGGGAGCAAGGACACTGGAGCCAAAGACCAGACTTCAGGCGGCAAGTCCTCATCTAGACGGGATCGCGATCACCCGCCTGTGCTCGACCGTTTACACGTCTGCCCCAGCTGCTTCAAGTATTCCAAGGAGGTTATACCATGGCGGGGTCACGTTCAGGTGTGTGAGCGGCGGGCCCATGTCCCAGGGCGCAAGATCTACGTTCATCCACAAGGCCGGAGAAAGGTACTTGTGCCGCAAGAGGCCAGATCGACTGGACCCAAGAggcggagaggagagggTAATATACGTTACGTCGAAGAGATTGTTCAGGACGAGGGAGAATGGAGCATCTGGGAGGTGGACGGCGAGACGGACGGG CTCTTTTGCCAGAACCTGTCACTCTTTGCAAAGCTCTTTCTCGACAACAAGTCCGTCTTCTTCGACGTCACCGGCTTCAACTATTTCTTGCTCGTTTATACGCCTCCAGCCAAACCCTCGTCGACTGGGAACGCCCTAAGCATCGGCCCCGCTACCACATCGACCGAAGACGAGCCCCCGACGCCCCGCATCacaggcttcttctccaaggagaagatgtCATGGGACAATAACAACCTCGCCTGTATCCTGATATTCCCTCCATGGCAGCGAAAGGGCCTTGGTGCTCTGCTCATGGGGGCCTCGTACGAGATCTCGCGGCGGGAGGGTATCTTAGGTGGCCCAGAGAAGCCCATATCGGACCTGGGTAAGAAAGGGTACAAGCGGTACTGGGCGGGCGAGATTGCGCGGTGGTTACTTAGCATTGATGTCGATGCTAACGGGCCTGGTAACGAGGTCCTTGTAGACTTGAACGACTGCAGCCAGGCAACGTGGATTCACCCTGACGACTGCCTGCAGGTGCTGCGAGACATGGGTGTCGCCGAAGAAGTCGGTTTGGGACCCGGTAAGCCCGAACCCAAGGCTGTCGACGATGCGGAtgcggaggagaaggaagacgagGCTCCGGGCCCGGCAGCATCTACCACAGCGCCTCCGGCAGAGGAAGACACGGCCGACAAGGAGCCCGTCAAGATGGTGCCGCGGGTGCGGGTAGATAAGCAGGCGGTCCGGCGATACGTAGCGGAGCACCGGATCAGCCTAGAGCGCATGTGCGATGCCGCGGGGTTCGTCGAGGGCTATGCCATCAAGGCgcccgaggccaaggacgaggatgaagatgaggagtGA
- a CDS encoding ATP synthase subunit 9, mitochondrial yields MASSRVFASRLASQMAVKAARPAVRAPVAAASKRTISGAASPLQAMKRQTLLQATTRNAFQVQRRAYSSEIAQAMVEVSKNLGMGSAAIGLTGAGIGIGLVFAALLNGVARNPALRGQLFSYAILGFAFVEAIGLFDLMVALMAKFT; encoded by the exons ATGGCCTCTTCTCGTGTCTTCGCCTCCCGCCTGGCCTCCCAGAtggccgtcaaggccgcTCGCCCTGCCGTGCGCGCCCCTGTCGCTGCCGCCAGCAAGCGAACCATCTCTG GCGCCGCCAGCCCTCTCCAGGCCATGAAGCGCCAGACCCTCCTCCAGGCCACCACCCGCAACGCCTTCCAGGTCCAGCGCCGTGCCTACTCCTCCGAGATCGCCCAGGCCATGGTTGAGGTCTCCAAGAACCTGGGTATGGGTTCCGCCGCCATTGGTCTGACTGGTGCCGGTATTGGTATCGGTCTCGTCTTCGCTGCCCTCCTCAACGGTGTTGCCCGCAACCCCGCTCTCCGAGGCCAGCTCTTCTCCTACGCCATTCTGGGTTTCGCtttcgtcgaggccatcggTCTTTTCGACCTGATGGTTGCCCTCATGGCCAAGTTC ACCTAA
- a CDS encoding HRDC domain-containing protein — protein MEPSQDFKSLQESVQKSLVSTVKTVNRIAAEDLSFQRTVNPEVGQQLEDRTSRLLELATRLLQSSGKACNVKAPKLEDVEDIEMNWRGVVDVVDSTLEKADTALDEYTGLVKRKEPPVSDSATTSKRSKSTNKVIRNANISKPQLLFERQPDNFPSGPWKPILSEKPHAKVSLEESLKIVPNESGAPQYQHPYEREIASMVYPKRVYKEAEPVMYQPVDTTQATWVDTYEGVLEMLKELKKAKEIAVDLEHHDFRSYIGLVSLMQISTREKDWIVDTLQPWRHKLEVLNEVFANPKIIKVFHGAYMDMVWLQRDLGLYVNGLFDTFFACEQLHYPAKSLAFLLSKFVDFDADKQYQLADWRIRPIPEEMMYYARSDTHYLLYIYDKVRNELVATSDKSKPETNLIERALEKSKELSLSRYENPGYDEETGEGSRGWYGYVFKNSHMALDSEQFAVFKAVWKWRDDTARAEDENPNYVLSTRDITEIARLNPPDAKALHSLLPLSASLARPRFNEIWERIRKAKARGGPSLLHFFTSMAPDTLRKNGLPFAARKTARLPDLDGEVTVNRLTRSQLFGDMPISTRWDASTPTVDTEEDLIPFPWQKYVQQGSFEGGIQHDEPLEKTVVDAKQAVGVEAAGDNAEPEEAAEEEFTLKRGQKRKSEAVEESSSSEEESDSESESESDSDEEMQEDSGVLAIDDEPNKKELRRARQKQRKAKKAQDARAKRLEAKRVLKAQKKDKQDKKDKKQKQKQQEEKKQKKFDAVPFDYSKATSVLHGNRGSNGGEAEGKGRKKVFDPYSKSADTDIKGARKAPPVRGERSATFRK, from the exons ATGGAGCCCTCCCAGGACTTCAAGTCGCTGCAGGAGAGCGTCCAAAAGTCTCTTGTATCGACCGTCAAAACCGTCAACCGCATCGCAGCCGAAGACCTGAGCTTCCAGCGCACAGTCAACCCTGAGGTCGGCCAACAGCTCGAAGACAGAACATCCCGACTCCTCGAACTCGCTACGCGATTGCTACAATCATCCGGGAAGGCTTGCAATGTCAAGGCTCCTAAgctggaggatgtcgaggatATCGAGATGAACTGGAGGGGTGTTGTCGATGTGGTCGATTCTACGCTCGAGAAGGCCGACACGGCCCTGGACGAGTACACAGGCCTGGTCAAGCGAAAGGAGCCACCTGTGTCCGATTCT GCGACGACGTCCAAGAGATCCAAGTCGACGAACAAGGTTATCCGGAACGCCAACATCTCCAAACCTCAGCTCTTGTTCGAACGCCAGCCCGACAACTTTCCCTCTGGTCCCTGGAAGCCCATCCTTAGCGAAAAGCCACATGCGAAGGTATCCTTGGAGGAAAGCCTAAAGATTGTACCCAACGAGTCCGGCGCACCGCA ATATCAACATCCCTACGAACGCGAAATTGCTAGCATGGTATACCCCAAAAGAGTCTACAAGGAGGCAGAGCCTGTCATGTATCAGCCTGTTGATACAACCCAAGCGACATGGGTCGACACATATGAAGGCGTCCTCGAGATGCTGaaagagctcaagaaggcgaAAGAGATTGCTGTGGATCTGGAACATCACGACTTCAGATCCTACATCGGGCTTGTCTCGCTCATGCAGATTAGCACCCGAGAGAAGGACTGGATCGTTGATACATTACAGCCTTGGCGTCACAAGCTCGAAGTGTTGAATGAGGTCTTTGCCAATCCAAAGATTATCAAG GTCTTCCACGGCGCCTACATGGATATGGTGTGGCTACAGCGAGATCTGGGTCTCTACGTGAACGGTCTGTTTGACACGTTTTTTGCATGCGAGCAGCTTCACTATCCGGCCAAAAGCCTCGCGTTTCTACTATCCAAGTTTGTCGACTTTGACGCAGACAAGCAGTATCAACTGGCAGATTGGAGAATTAG ACCAATTCCTGAGGAGATGATGTACTACGCCCGGTCAGATACTCACTACCTACTCTACATTTACGATAAAGTACGGAATGAGCTTGTCGCCACCTCGGACAAGAGCAAACCCGAGACCAACCTCATTGAGCGCGCTCTAGAAAAGTCGAAAGAACTATCACTCTCCCGTTATGAAAATCCTGGCTACGATGAGGAAACTGGCGAGGGCTCTCGAGGCTGGTATGGGTATGTCTTTAAGAATTCTCACATGGCTCTTGACAGTGAGCAGTTCGCTGTGTTCAAGGCCGTGTGGAAGTGGAGGGACGACACAGCCAGGGCGGAGGATGAGAATCCCAACTACGTCCTCAGCACCAGGGACATTACAGAAATTGCTCGACTCAACCCTCCTGATGCCAAGGCCCTCCACAGTCTCCTGCCTCTCAGCGCATCTCTGGCACGACCTCGGTTTAACGAGATTTGGGAAAGGATcaggaaggccaaggcccgaGGCGGACCCAGCTTGCTTCACTTCTTTACTTCGATGGCGCCGGACACATTGCGGAAGAACGGTCTCCCATTTGCGGCCAGGAAAACGGCCAGGTTACCAGACCTCGACGGAGAGGTCACGGTCAACAGGCTGACCCGATCGCAGCTATTTGGAGATATGCCGATCAGCACTCGGTGGGATGCTTCGACGCCAACGGTCGACACGGAAGAGGATCTCATTCCCTTTCCCTGGCAGAAATACGTTCAACAGGGCTCATTTGAGGGAGGCATTCAACACGACGAGCCCCTCGAGAAGACAGTCGTGGATGCCAAACAGGCCGTGGGCGTGGAAGCTGCAGGGGACAATGCTGAGcctgaggaggctgctgaggaagaGTTCACGCTGAAGAGGGGCCAGAAGCGAAAGTCGGAGGCCGTGGAAGAATCCAGCTCAAGCGAGGAGGAGTCAGACTCggagtcagagtcagagtcagacAGCGATGAGGAAATGCAGGAAGACAGTGGAGTGCTTGCTATCGATGACGAGCCCAACAAGAAGGAGTTACGCCGCGCTCGGCAAAAGCAGCGcaaagccaagaaggcacAGGATGCACGCGCCAAACGGCTAGAGGCCAAGAGGGTTctcaaggcccagaagaaggacaagcaGGAtaagaaggacaagaaacagaagcagaagcagcaagaggagaagaagcagaagaagttTGACGCTGTACCTTTCGACTACAGCAAGGCCACGTCGGTACTACATGGAAACCGAGGGTCGAACGGCGGTGAGGCCGAAGGcaaggggaggaagaaggtcTTTGACCCCTATTCCAAGTCTGCAGATACCGACATCAAGGGAGCACGCAAGGCACCGCCTGTCAGGGGAGAGCGCAGTGCGACGTTTCGAAAGTGA